The DNA sequence GTTACAGCTTTGAGAAGGCTGCCTTTGCCAAGGTTTCCGCAGATATCAATCTCTCCGATTACCGTGCTGAAAAACTGCTTTTCACAAATTTTGCCGTCGAGGACAGCGACCTCAGGTTCTTCTCGGAAAGTGCTTCCATTTCCACCATATCCAGACAGGGAGAAGACTTCCATATCGAAGGGCTTGCTCTGCCGCAAGCGGAAATAGGATTGACACCGGATTTTCTCGCGACTCTGCCACCTTTTCCGAAGAAAGAATCCGATAGATCCGATAATATTCTTATTGAAAATCTACAAGTCTCCGGCAAAGTCGACCTTTTGGCGGAAGATGGTGAGACCGATTTCATACGTAATTTCGACCTAAACATCTCCTCCCTAAGTAATAATGAGGCAAAGCGCGAAAATATCTCCTTCACGGCACACTTCGCCGATCAGAGTGAAATTTCCGCTCAGGGAGTTATGGCGGTCTCCCCGACACGGTCAAAAATTGACCTGAAGTTCGTGGATGTTACCACGGATACCCTGCAGCATTTCACTGAAACACCATTGAACAAAAATGTTGAAGCTACGGTAAGCGGCGAAGTTCTCTATCATTATCCGGAAAAGAGCTTTTCCGGCGATATTCGTTTTGCCCGGGGACGCCTGCTCTCGAAGAACGGTATGGATCTCATGGGTTGGCAGGATGCTATTCTCAGCGGCTTCAGCTATACCTACTCACCGCGGCATCTGGAAGTCGCCAAACTTACGCTGGAATCTCCGCGGATCAGCTACACCGACAGTGGAGAGCATTACTATTCCGCACTTCGGAAGACGATCAACTCCCTTCTAGCCGATGAGCAGGAGCAAAGCGCGGTTCCTTTCTCCAGGCTGAACATCGCCCGGGTCAACATACAGGATGGTGCCATCGATTATCTGGATGAGAGGCTGTCTCCGCCATGGCAGACAAAGGTTGCCGTTATTAAAGGGTATGTCGACAACCTGCACCTTTCTGAATCACTGGATCCGATTGAGTATGGTGTGACGGGCACAATTGCCGGAGCTCCTTTTTCAGCGCAGGGCACGCTCCTCCCCTCCTCTGAGCCGGCGGTTGAAAAATGCCTGGTCGAAATTGAGGATTTTCCGCTGCAGACGCTCCACCAACAGCTTGAGACACCTTTCGAATTGGAGATGACAAACAGCACCCTGAATATGTTCTACAAAAACGATACCTCGGAAAATTCGCAGGTAAGACTTGATATTTCCTTTCTTGCCGCCGAAAATCCGCAGTCCGCCACGGCCCTGGCCCTGGCCCTGTTAAGCGACGGCAGAGATAGTCTCTCTGAAACCGTGCCCTTGAGAGATACTTCAAAACCTCTTTTCAGGCAGGTGGTAAGTCATTTTCAGAGATTGTTTATCAAAGCCAGCGTCTCACCTTACCTGCTGCTTAAGGAACCATACGACATTTTGCAGGAAAACCCGAAAATTTCATTTATACCCGGCGAAACGCAGCTCAGTAAAGAAGGGCTCAGTAATCTTTCTCTCTACGGCATGCTGCTGGGCGACACGCCCCAGCTTCGGCTGGTGCTCTCGGCCACAGTTGATCGGATTTCCGATACCAGTGCTATGCGCCGACGATTGGAGCAGGCTGAGAAGGAGAGAGTCAATCTGGAAAACGCCAGGCTCCTGCAGGAGTGGCAGGATCGCCAGGACTCCGGATCCTCGGCGGCGCCCACGCAGGATGGAATAATTGTTGAAGATATCAGCGAAGAAGATCTGCAGGAATTTACTCCCGTTTCGGCACAACCAATTGTGATTACCGACGAGATGCTCGAGCAGCTTGGCCGGGACCGAATCCAGGAAGTACGTGATTTTCTTTTAGAGTACCAGGATGTTTCTCCTGAAAATATCGATATCAGCGATGATGTCACCCTGGCCGATACGGCGGAAGTACCATCTGTAGACATTTCCTTGTCTCATATTAATTGATGGTCTCTAAAAGGGTCGACCTCGGTCTTTTTTTTAGCCGCACAAGAGCTTCGTTGAACTTTTCACGATATTATCGTATTGATTACTCACCAAACTCAACCGAAGTCCAGGTTTTATGACGGTAGAACGGACTCCTGCAATAGGCTTCAAGCTTCGCAGCCTGAGTTTTGCTGAGTTCACTGGTAAACTGGTATGGACTGAACCTCAAAAAACCAACGGAGACTTGATCATGAAGAACATTATCGAAAAAACCAGGACCTTCCGTAAATTTGATGCAACAGCGGTTATCGATGCCTCAACAGTGGAAAAACTGATCGAGCTGGGCCGACTCGGCGGTTCAGCCAGGAACTGTCAACCTTGGCAGTACCGTATTGTCACAGATGCAGGTGAGTGCGCCTCCGTCTTCCCACACCTTGGCTGGGCAGGCTATCTGACCGACTGGAAAGGACCGGAGGAGCGACAGCGACCCACCGCCTATATTCTCTGCTACCTCAACAGAGAATGGTTGAAGGGCTCATTGCAGGAAGCCCATTTCGATCTGGGCATTGCCTCTCAAAACATGCTGCTGGGAGCAACGGAGGCCGGCTTGGGCGGATGTCGCATCCTCGCCTTCTCCAAAAAGCTGGCAGCAGAATTCCCTCAACCGGAGCATCTGGAACTCCAGCTTGTTATCGCCCTGGGCGTACCTGCCGAAAAGGTGGTGATTGAAGAATGCAGTGATTACAATATCAAATATTGGAGAGACGGCAATCAAACCCACCATGTTCCCAAAAGACGGCTCCAGGACATTCTTCTGCAACCATAACGCCTCCAACTGCGGGGATTCGTTGCTTTAGATCCATTACTTAAATAATGAAACAGCAGATTATAGATTATCTAATGCCTTACCTTGAATTTTTGACGATCCTGTCGATCTCCACCTTCAGTCTAAGCCTTTTTTTTATCCCTTTTTTTATAGCCAGGCTTCCCCGTGAATATTTTCTGAAATACCAGACCCACCCTCATTATGAGGGTAAACGGCTCCATATTGTCCTGCTGGTGCTGAGAAATATAGCCGGGATAGTACTGGTTGCTGCGGGTATTCTGATGCTCTTCCTGCCGGGCCAGGGTCTTTTAACCATTCTCATCGGTATATTGTGCATGAGTTTCAAAGGAAAGCGCAACATGATACTCTCTCTTATATCCAAATCGACAATCCAAAAAAGTCTCAACTGGACCCGCAACAAGATGAAAAAGCCGCCTTTTCACTGGCATGAAAAGGTTTAAGCTGTTCCTTTACCACTTCGCTCTTTTAGGATGGATCAAAATAAGATTCATGCCAGCGTGATTGCCGAATACCGCAAACTCTCGTTGTGCCGTCATTCCGGACTCGACCCTGAGCTCGTATTCCATTACACCTTTTTTATGAGTAGGTTGGCGTGAGCATAGCGAACCCCAACAATCAAAAAAGCCACCAAGCAAGACGGTTTTCCCACCTCCTCTTCTCACAAAAATCCCCTGCTTCTGACTAAGCGACACCTGTGAACAGGAAATATTTTTATAGTGAAGAATCTTTTTTTCGTATTTCTGGAAAAAGCCCTCTTCATTTTTTTGCTATTTAGGCAGTTTACTCCTATACTGAAAATCATCCGGAAAAAATGATTATTTATCTGATACCCCGCTGTGTCTCAGAGTACATCAACAGTCTGTTTTTTATTTATTCATCAACAATACCGGAACCATAAGGGGAATATTATTCCTACAAAATTTTTTTGGAAAATTACAATGCGGCACTATTAGTTCGCCAGGCTCTCTTTATGGCTACGAAATTGTTCATCCAAGTCGCATGTTAAAATCCGGAAATCTGAATTATTTGCCCGGGAGAACTCCTTTTATAATGAACATTCCTGTAACCCAGACCGAAGTAGAAAGACTGATTTACAACCAGCGCGGCATGCTCGACGCCATTACCGATCCGGTGATGATTATCAATGGCACAAAGTCTATCGAATTTTCAAATAAAAGCGCAGCAGACTTTTTTGATGCCTTCGATATCGATCCCAACGGCGATTCAGAAGCCGCCGCCGATTTTTCCCGCAAACTTCTCTCTTCCCTTTCAAAATCGGCTACCGGTACATCTCGACATATTCATCGCACCCTGTTCAGGGACTGCCACCTGGAATATGTATTTGCTCCTTTCCACGGCTACAATGGAGAAACTCTCCAATGGCTGATATTACGAGATATCACCGAGCAGACAAAGCATGAGGAAGAGCTCTCACTCTTTCACAATAATATAGAGGCAATCCTCTCCCAAAAAATCAGAAAGCTCAAAGAAAGCGAAAAGATACGTGTGAAACTTTCTGAGCAGCTCATCAACTTGAAATCACAGCTGGCCAACCTCTCGGGCGACAATGCCATGATCGGATCCAGCAGACCGATGCGAGACCTGCGAGATATGGTGACACAGGTGGCCAAATCGGATGCCACCATTCTTATTACCGGCGAATCAGGCACAGGAAAAGAGCTGGTCGCCAACCTCATTCGGGAAACCAGCAACCGCAACAAAAAACCGTTTCTCAAAATCAACTGCAATGCCATTAATGATTCACTGCTGGAAAGTGACCTCTTCGGCTATGAAAAAGGTGCATTCACCGGAGCTCATGCCAAGACCAAGGGAAAGTTTGAAGTTGTCGATGACGGCACAATCTTTCTTGATGAAATCGGTGACATCTCACCGCGAATGCAGGCAGCCCTCCTCAGGGTTCTTCAGAACGGAGAAATTATCCGTGTAGGCGGAAATCGACCAATCAATATCGATGTGCGAATTATCGCGGCAACCAACAGGGATCTGGCCCTGGCCGTCCAGGACGGCAGCTTTCGTCTCGACCTCTTCTACCGTCTCAACATAATAAATATTTCGATCCCTCCATTGCGGGAGAGAAAGGAGGACATCGAGGATCTGGTCTCTCATTTTATCCGCAGATATCGTCTTGCCTTTAAAAAAGATGTGAATTTCGTACCACGGCCTATCATCGACAAACTCTGCCGTCATGATTGGCCGGGCAATATTCGCGAATTGGAAAATGTTATTCAACGTGCTGTTTTAATGTCAAAAAGCAATATCATAACCGAACAGGAAATATTCTTTGATGTTCCCCCCGGCGGACATCCACAGGAAGACCACCTCTCCATCGGCCAAAAATATTCCAATATGCCGCTAAAAAATATGCTTACAGAAGTAGAAAAAGAAATCATCACCGATACTCTGAAAAAATATCACGGCAATGTCGCCAAGGCGGCAAAGGATTTAAGAATCGGTAAGACTGCTTTTTACGATAAACTCAAGCGCTTTGGGATAACCTCAAAAAAGTATCGTTAACTCTTTCAGGAATATATTTTGCAAGGCCATTCGTAAGCCGTTCACACTATCCACTCCGTTCAATGAAGAACCGGATAAGCGATTATGATGCATTGTAAAGTTCTTGAACCCTCAGATCTTCATTCCGGTCCGGGATCAGTGTCCGGGATGACGAATCAGGAATCCATTCCCCGCATATGTCCCCAGGGAGCTAAACCTCAACTCCAGGCGGACAGTTAACGACGTCAAAAACCTCCGTTATCATGACGAAACAAAACCATTCTCTACATCGATGTCCATTTTGGTCTGAATTATCGAGAAAATGCTCCATCAGCCGAAAGGGGCTGTTTGTTCCTCTTTATGATCAGATTTCAAACTACTGTACATCGGAAAACCACAGGAATTGCAGCCAGTATAAGGAAGAGCTGCTCTCGCTGCAGGTGGAGACCGAAGCTGTGCCCATCAACCGGCGCAACCATCCCCGTACTACCTCCGAACATCCTCTTAACCTGAATTTTATCAATGAAGCAGGATGTTTGATTCAACAGACGGCGGGGATAGCCAGGACTATAAATCTTAGCGTCGGCGGTATGCAGATTAGAACCCGAGGACCACTTTTTCATGACTGCATCGTCCGTTTTTCCTATGAAAAATCGGGAATTTCACCGCCACGGCATGGTCTTGCAAAAGTTAAATGGTGCAATTATCACCTCAAAATCATGAGATATACGGCAGGGCTCAGTTTTTACAGGCTTACAGCATTGCCCGCCGACCTCTCAAACCGGTTGGATCTTACCTGAATGATATGTAGCACTCTATCCTGCATCACTTCCTTCCTTCAAAGCAATTACTGATTTTTTCCTGATAAACCAGATCAGAACCAGCACCGGTATTCCCATCAACGTAGTCAGCAGAAAAAAGTTATTGTAGCCGAAGGTGTCGACCAGGCTGCCGGAATATCCTCCAAACAGTTTGGGAAACAGCGTCATAAGCGAGGAAAAAAGTGCATACTGAACCGCGGTAAACGAGATATTGGTCAGGCTGGAGAGAAAAGCCACAAAAGCTGTGGCCGCCAGGCCGGCGCTGAGATTGTCAATGGCAATGACCACGGTGAGCATGGTCACATCGGGACCTGCAGAAGCAAGGACCATGAAGAGCAGATTTGTGATTGCCGACAGCAGCGCACCAAGAAACAGTATGGAATAGATACCGTATCGCAAGGTGAGCATACCCCCGAGGAACCCGCCAAGGATGGTCATCCCCACTCCATACAGTTTGGTTATTCCGGCGATCACGTTTTTGCTGAACCCCATATCGACATAAAATACATTGGAAACGACTCCCAGAACAATATCGGAAACGCGATAGAAACCGATAAGAGAGAGGATAAGAATGGCTGTTTTCACTCCGTATCGACCAAAAAACTCCTGTATCGGATCGATGTAGGTTTCCACAACCATTTCCCTCTCCAGGGCCCCTGCTTTTACCAGAAGCGCCACAGAACCTGCGGCTGCCAGTATCGCTAGGGCCAATCTGCAGGCTTCGACCAAAAATCCCGTGAAGGTGGTGTCATTCCAGAGAAGTGAGGAGAGGAATGACTGGACGTGCTCCGCCGTTGTCCCGGTGAGAAAAAAGGTAAGGGAAAAAACCAGGCATGCCGCCAGAAAAACAAGAAAGAGTCTGAAGTATTGCCGGGACGAATATTTATAGACGGAAGGATCCAGGTTACTTTCCGGTTCGGAGATTATCAGGGTGGTAACGATTCCGACCAACATGGTCGCCGCGGCAAAATAATAGGTGTTCTTCCAGGCTGAATATAAATAAATCTCCGTGGTCGTCCCCAGATAGGAGGCCAGAAAAAGTGAACCCGCTCCGGCAACAACCATACCGATACGATAACCTGCTATATATGTGGATGAGAGCAGCGCCTGATACGTTGCATCAATGCATTCTATGCGGTAGGCGTCTATGACGATATCCTGAGTGGCCGAGGAAAAACCGAGCAGGACCGCCGCCATTGCCATAATGGTAAGGGCTTCTTCGCCTGCTGCCGGATCGATACTGGCCATACAGACAATCGCCGTTACAATGGCGAATTGCGAGACAAGCATCCATGACCTCCTTCTGCCAAGCAGTCGGGTCAGCAGCGGAAAAGGCATTTTGTCGATAAGGGGCGCCCAGACGAATTTAAAGGAATAGCCAAGAGCCGCCCAGCTGAAGAAAGTTACGGCAGAACGGGCTACTCCGGCTTCGCGTAGCCATACGGAAAGCGTACTGAAAATAAGTAAAATCGGAATTCCTGCCGAAAAACCGAGAAACAACATGGTTAGAACCCGGGGATGGATCCATGTTTTCAATGTTTGCCGCCAGGATCGTTCTCCGGCATGGGGGCCGCTCATTCTTGTCTTTTCTCCGATTATAATTATGTTGTCAACTTCAATGGGAAAATGTTACGTTTTCAGTTCGTTGATTCAAGAATTGACGAAATTTGCATGTGCATTCCACTCTAGTATACATACAACCACGAAAAAATTTCCCATAAGGGGATAGTATCTACACCATGTCTATTACAATTTACAATACCCTGACCCGGAAAAAAGAAGTATTTTCCCCGCTGGAGCCTGGCCATGTAAAAATCTATGTCTGTGGAATAACGTCCTATGACTATTGCCACATAGGCCATGCCCGCTCAGCCCTTGTTTTCGACATGATCGTGGCATACTTTAAATACAAAGGATATGCGGTAACGTATATTCGTAATTTTACAGATATAGATGATAAAATCATCAACCGGGCTGCGGAGCAGAACACCACCCCGGAGGAATTGGCCAACCGCTTTATTGATGAGTTCTACATCGATATGGACAACCTGGGGATCGCCCGGCCCACCCTTGAACCGAAGGCTACTGAAAACATAGAGGAGATGGTGGGATTCATCTCCGAGCTGATCGAAAAGAACATGGCCTACCAGTCCGGCAATGATGTCTATTACTCGGTATCCAGCTTTGATGAATACGGCAAGCTTTCCGGAAGAAGGCTCGAAGACATGCAGGCAGGGGCACGCATCTCCGTCAACGAACAAAAAACCAACCCCATGGATTTTGTTCTCTGGAAAGGCTCAAAACCAGGAGAACCGCAATGGGACAGTCCCTGGGGCCCGGGTAGACCGGGGTGGCATATCGAATGTTCAGCCATGAGCAAGAAGTATCTCGGAGAAACTTTTGATATACACGGCGGCGGTCAGGATCTCATCTTTCCACATCATGAAAATGAACTGGCCCAAAGCGAAGGGGCCAACGAAAAACCCTTTGTCACCACCTGGATCCACCATGGCTTCGTCACCATCAAGGACGAGAAGATGTCGAAATCGCTGGGCAACTTTCTCACCATTCGCGACATTACCGCCAAATACCATCGGGAAGAACTTCGTTTCTTCGTTTTTTCCACCCACTATAGAAACCCGCTCGATTTCTCTGAAAATGCCATGCAGGATGCTATCACCGGTCTCGACAGGCTTTATGAATGCATCGCCGCCATCGAGGATCTTGAGGACGGTCCAACCGATGCTGCTGAGGTGATATCCGCAAAAGACAAGGCCAAGCTTGCCGGTCTGGAAAAGAGATTCTGCCAGGCCATGGATAACGACTTTAATACCGCTCAGGCACAGGGAGTGCTGTTCGATACGGTCAAGGTGCTCAACAAGATTCGAAGAATGCTTCCTTCTCGCCCCTCCGCTCAGGATATCTCACTATTGCGCGAAACTGTTGCAACTTTCAAAAAACTGGCGGGCATTATGGGCCTGCTCCGCGAAGATGCCGCATCTTACCTGGCAACAAAAAGAGCAAAAATGCTTGCCGATCTGGACATTGATGAAAATACTATAAACAAATTGATTGAAGAAAGATTTGCTGCCAGAACCGCCAAAGACTGGAAGAGAAGCGATGAGATCCGCGATCTACTGCTCCGCAAGAATATTGAACTCAAGGACAGCGCGGACGGCACGGCCTGGACGATAAAACGTTCTTCCTGACCGGCTGAAATTTCACTTGGGAGGTTGTCCGGGGAATATTTATTCTCAGATCAGGCAAGCGACCTTGCGAGACTCCGAGGCATATCAGAAACACAGCCATACAATTGATATCGGAATCAACCACTACAGTCATTCCGGACCTGACTGGGTATATCAGAAGTGAACCACTACCGTCATTGCGCTCTCCCGGATCAGCGTCGGGGATGACGGATCCGAAAACTACCAGGCACCCGGACTTGATTGGAAAACCAGAAGTATACTACTACCGTCATTCCGGACCCCGATCCGGAGTCTACTATCGTCCGATCTCTAGTCGGCGACCAGGTGATGAAGCTGGAATTCACTAGCATAGCGGCAGGATAAAAATATGACGGAGTAACTATTCAGCAATACCCAACCGGAGTTCGTGCAGCGATAAAAATTTCCGTTAAAATTTTCTCACTCCGGCTGACCAAGTTATCCATAGGAGGGCATATATGAGTCGATCACCCGCTGTTGCCGGCCGCTTCTATCCTGGAGAACCGGATGTGCTCAAAGATACCGCCACGGAACTGCTGGAGAATTACAATCCACCCAAAATAGAAAACTGTATCGCCGTCGTCTCTCCACATGCCGGATATGTCTATTCAGGTACAGTCTGCGCCCAAACCCTGAAAAGTATCACCATTCCCGAAACAGTTGTAATATTAGGACCAAACCACCAGGGCAGAGGCGCTTCCATTGCCCTTT is a window from the Desulfopila inferna genome containing:
- the cysS gene encoding cysteine--tRNA ligase, which encodes MSITIYNTLTRKKEVFSPLEPGHVKIYVCGITSYDYCHIGHARSALVFDMIVAYFKYKGYAVTYIRNFTDIDDKIINRAAEQNTTPEELANRFIDEFYIDMDNLGIARPTLEPKATENIEEMVGFISELIEKNMAYQSGNDVYYSVSSFDEYGKLSGRRLEDMQAGARISVNEQKTNPMDFVLWKGSKPGEPQWDSPWGPGRPGWHIECSAMSKKYLGETFDIHGGGQDLIFPHHENELAQSEGANEKPFVTTWIHHGFVTIKDEKMSKSLGNFLTIRDITAKYHREELRFFVFSTHYRNPLDFSENAMQDAITGLDRLYECIAAIEDLEDGPTDAAEVISAKDKAKLAGLEKRFCQAMDNDFNTAQAQGVLFDTVKVLNKIRRMLPSRPSAQDISLLRETVATFKKLAGIMGLLREDAASYLATKRAKMLADLDIDENTINKLIEERFAARTAKDWKRSDEIRDLLLRKNIELKDSADGTAWTIKRSS
- a CDS encoding sigma-54 interaction domain-containing protein, yielding MNIPVTQTEVERLIYNQRGMLDAITDPVMIINGTKSIEFSNKSAADFFDAFDIDPNGDSEAAADFSRKLLSSLSKSATGTSRHIHRTLFRDCHLEYVFAPFHGYNGETLQWLILRDITEQTKHEEELSLFHNNIEAILSQKIRKLKESEKIRVKLSEQLINLKSQLANLSGDNAMIGSSRPMRDLRDMVTQVAKSDATILITGESGTGKELVANLIRETSNRNKKPFLKINCNAINDSLLESDLFGYEKGAFTGAHAKTKGKFEVVDDGTIFLDEIGDISPRMQAALLRVLQNGEIIRVGGNRPINIDVRIIAATNRDLALAVQDGSFRLDLFYRLNIINISIPPLRERKEDIEDLVSHFIRRYRLAFKKDVNFVPRPIIDKLCRHDWPGNIRELENVIQRAVLMSKSNIITEQEIFFDVPPGGHPQEDHLSIGQKYSNMPLKNMLTEVEKEIITDTLKKYHGNVAKAAKDLRIGKTAFYDKLKRFGITSKKYR
- a CDS encoding PilZ domain-containing protein: MTKQNHSLHRCPFWSELSRKCSISRKGLFVPLYDQISNYCTSENHRNCSQYKEELLSLQVETEAVPINRRNHPRTTSEHPLNLNFINEAGCLIQQTAGIARTINLSVGGMQIRTRGPLFHDCIVRFSYEKSGISPPRHGLAKVKWCNYHLKIMRYTAGLSFYRLTALPADLSNRLDLT
- a CDS encoding AmpG family muropeptide MFS transporter; the encoded protein is MSGPHAGERSWRQTLKTWIHPRVLTMLFLGFSAGIPILLIFSTLSVWLREAGVARSAVTFFSWAALGYSFKFVWAPLIDKMPFPLLTRLLGRRRSWMLVSQFAIVTAIVCMASIDPAAGEEALTIMAMAAVLLGFSSATQDIVIDAYRIECIDATYQALLSSTYIAGYRIGMVVAGAGSLFLASYLGTTTEIYLYSAWKNTYYFAAATMLVGIVTTLIISEPESNLDPSVYKYSSRQYFRLFLVFLAACLVFSLTFFLTGTTAEHVQSFLSSLLWNDTTFTGFLVEACRLALAILAAAGSVALLVKAGALEREMVVETYIDPIQEFFGRYGVKTAILILSLIGFYRVSDIVLGVVSNVFYVDMGFSKNVIAGITKLYGVGMTILGGFLGGMLTLRYGIYSILFLGALLSAITNLLFMVLASAGPDVTMLTVVIAIDNLSAGLAATAFVAFLSSLTNISFTAVQYALFSSLMTLFPKLFGGYSGSLVDTFGYNNFFLLTTLMGIPVLVLIWFIRKKSVIALKEGSDAG
- a CDS encoding PGPGW domain-containing protein, which gives rise to MPYLEFLTILSISTFSLSLFFIPFFIARLPREYFLKYQTHPHYEGKRLHIVLLVLRNIAGIVLVAAGILMLFLPGQGLLTILIGILCMSFKGKRNMILSLISKSTIQKSLNWTRNKMKKPPFHWHEKV
- a CDS encoding nitroreductase family protein codes for the protein MKNIIEKTRTFRKFDATAVIDASTVEKLIELGRLGGSARNCQPWQYRIVTDAGECASVFPHLGWAGYLTDWKGPEERQRPTAYILCYLNREWLKGSLQEAHFDLGIASQNMLLGATEAGLGGCRILAFSKKLAAEFPQPEHLELQLVIALGVPAEKVVIEECSDYNIKYWRDGNQTHHVPKRRLQDILLQP